From the Candidatus Zixiibacteriota bacterium genome, one window contains:
- a CDS encoding HDOD domain-containing protein, translating into MKVIDQVVAKISLFPALPTMVHKLLGIINDPESKSTDIVNIIQHDPALSANVLKTANSAYLGFANPVNSIGDASFRIGTKKIYQIAISSLMHSSVNKPARGYEMKAEDIWKHSTAVSITADNLCHLLDIHDNGSIFTAALIHDIGKIALEKYVDENSDQIMNFVERENLSFGQAENKSLGIDHAEVGAQIAAKWNFPEEIVDIIRWHHDPNSAPVISVGIDIVHLADAICLMQGIGVGKDGLHYYYNIDSIERLKLNDDIVEIALSRLTEELENIEELYAGQKSETPA; encoded by the coding sequence ATGAAGGTCATCGATCAGGTCGTTGCAAAAATATCACTTTTCCCCGCCCTGCCGACTATGGTTCATAAGCTGTTGGGCATAATCAATGATCCCGAATCAAAGTCGACCGATATTGTCAATATTATTCAGCACGATCCGGCCCTGTCGGCCAATGTTCTTAAAACCGCCAATTCCGCTTACCTGGGATTCGCCAATCCGGTCAATTCTATCGGGGATGCCAGCTTTCGGATCGGGACAAAAAAAATATACCAGATAGCAATTTCCTCGCTGATGCATTCGTCCGTTAATAAACCTGCCCGGGGATATGAGATGAAAGCGGAGGATATCTGGAAACATTCCACGGCCGTTTCCATTACGGCCGACAACCTTTGCCATCTGCTTGATATTCACGATAATGGTTCGATTTTCACGGCCGCCCTGATACATGATATCGGCAAGATTGCCCTGGAAAAATATGTTGATGAAAACTCCGACCAGATAATGAATTTTGTCGAACGCGAAAACCTGTCATTCGGTCAGGCAGAAAACAAATCTCTGGGTATTGATCATGCCGAAGTAGGAGCGCAAATTGCGGCTAAATGGAATTTCCCCGAAGAAATCGTCGACATAATCCGTTGGCATCATGATCCCAACAGTGCGCCTGTTATATCTGTCGGTATCGATATTGTCCATCTGGCCGATGCCATTTGTTTAATGCAGGGTATCGGGGTGGGCAAAGACGGCCTTCATTACTATTATAATATCGATTCCATAGAACGTCTGAAACTGAATGATGATATCGTTGAAATCGCCCTGTCGCGACTAACCGAAGAATTGGAAAACATCGAGGAATTATATGCCGGTCAAAAAAGCGAAACCCCGGCCTGA
- a CDS encoding CoB--CoM heterodisulfide reductase iron-sulfur subunit B family protein yields the protein MSYLYYPGCSLKSTGRAYEESMLAVFEHLQLPLEELEDWNCCGATAYMAISELKAFALSARNFALAEKQAGGAGEINMVVPCAACYLGLNKAYRYLKEHADLQKTILKALKAAGLSYSDHLRIRHPLDILANDISPDRIKEAVSRPLEGLKVACYYGCQIVRPYADFDDQHEPVIMDKLLRLLGAEVVDWPLKTRCCGGSLTGTVEDVGLRLSYILLKEAKKRGCDVIATACPLCQFNLECYQSQIGRKYGNGNDIAVAYFTQLMGAAFGIAEHDLGLQRLFVPLHLQGTGDKVTGGQYVSR from the coding sequence ATGAGTTACCTGTACTATCCCGGATGTTCGCTGAAGAGCACCGGCCGGGCTTACGAGGAATCAATGCTGGCCGTGTTCGAACACCTGCAACTGCCGCTTGAGGAACTTGAGGACTGGAATTGCTGCGGCGCAACCGCCTATATGGCTATCAGCGAATTGAAAGCTTTTGCCCTGAGCGCCCGGAATTTCGCCCTGGCCGAAAAACAGGCCGGAGGAGCAGGTGAGATCAATATGGTCGTTCCCTGCGCAGCCTGCTATCTCGGGCTGAATAAAGCCTACCGTTATCTAAAAGAACATGCCGATCTTCAGAAAACCATCCTCAAGGCTCTCAAGGCGGCCGGGTTGTCCTATTCCGATCACCTGAGAATCCGTCACCCGCTCGATATTCTGGCCAATGATATCAGTCCCGACCGGATCAAAGAAGCGGTCAGCCGTCCCCTGGAGGGTCTCAAGGTGGCCTGTTATTACGGGTGCCAGATTGTCCGGCCGTACGCCGATTTCGATGACCAGCATGAACCGGTCATCATGGATAAACTGCTTCGCCTTCTGGGGGCCGAGGTGGTCGATTGGCCGTTGAAAACCCGCTGTTGCGGCGGTTCGTTGACCGGAACGGTGGAGGATGTCGGCTTGCGATTGAGTTATATCCTTCTTAAAGAAGCCAAAAAGCGGGGATGCGATGTTATTGCCACCGCCTGCCCGTTGTGCCAGTTCAACCTGGAATGCTATCAGTCCCAGATCGGCCGTAAGTACGGCAACGGGAATGACATAGCGGTGGCTTATTTCACCCAGTTGATGGGCGCCGCTTTCGGTATCGCCGAGCATGATCTCGGCCTGCAGCGGCTGTTCGTGCCGCTCCATCTCCAGGGTACAGGTGATAAAGTGACGGGAGGTCAATATGTCAGCCGCTGA
- a CDS encoding HAMP domain-containing histidine kinase → MALVIFIGLVVFCLAQLTWWIVFQIENNRDLKQARIELLRMTTGNPDQIPSPLLEQIEREARGRVVMFVSEGTFFMLIVLLGAYLIYRSLLISEDLKARQRNFIEGVTHEFRTPLTSLKLYLETLQSGNLEAGKVAELYPKMLDDCDHLDNLIDNVLEAGHFGKGPLRLELSRTDLYEDLNEYLDGLEPLVKRYGGELRQKLEKNIMAQTEYQSLGRAVRILVDNALKYSPPDRKVVEVELSSLGGKAVIKVADQGIGIPDGEKRRIFERFYRVNNPDSPNPRGTGLGLYLLSQIVEAHHGEVDVASGSSGRGTTFTIRIPLAER, encoded by the coding sequence ATGGCCCTTGTTATTTTTATTGGACTGGTCGTTTTCTGCCTGGCTCAACTGACCTGGTGGATTGTCTTTCAGATCGAGAATAACAGGGATCTCAAACAGGCCCGGATTGAATTGCTCCGAATGACAACCGGGAACCCCGACCAAATACCGTCCCCGCTACTGGAACAGATTGAAAGGGAAGCCCGCGGACGGGTGGTAATGTTTGTCTCCGAGGGAACCTTTTTCATGCTGATCGTTCTGCTGGGCGCTTATCTTATCTATCGTTCTCTTTTGATCTCCGAGGATTTGAAAGCCCGCCAGCGGAATTTCATCGAAGGCGTAACCCATGAATTTCGCACCCCGTTGACCTCGCTGAAATTGTACCTTGAAACGCTCCAGTCAGGAAATCTCGAAGCCGGTAAAGTCGCCGAGTTGTATCCGAAAATGCTTGATGACTGCGATCATCTGGATAATCTGATCGATAATGTTCTCGAGGCGGGTCATTTCGGCAAAGGGCCGTTGCGGCTGGAATTAAGCCGGACCGATCTTTACGAAGATCTAAATGAGTATCTTGATGGTCTGGAACCGCTTGTTAAACGCTATGGCGGGGAACTGAGGCAAAAGCTTGAAAAAAATATTATGGCTCAAACCGAATACCAGTCACTTGGTCGGGCTGTCCGCATTCTGGTGGATAACGCCCTTAAGTACTCTCCGCCCGACCGTAAAGTAGTCGAAGTAGAATTGTCCAGTCTTGGCGGTAAGGCTGTTATCAAGGTCGCCGATCAGGGGATCGGTATCCCCGACGGTGAAAAAAGACGAATATTCGAGCGGTTCTACCGGGTTAACAATCCCGATTCACCCAATCCCAGGGGAACCGGACTGGGGCTTTACTTGTTGAGTCAGATTGTGGAAGCGCATCATGGCGAAGTGGATGTGGCTTCCGGTAGCTCCGGCCGGGGAACGACGTTCACTATCAGGATTCCATTGGCGGAACGATGA
- a CDS encoding hydrogenase maturation protease has protein sequence MKPLILGLGNELLCDDGIGIIITRKLPGAVAEAADVIRSGQHGVALLDLFLGYRQAIIIDAIQTGKHPPGTVLELIPGDLNNVSSPSPHYTGIPELIRIAREMQLDFPDDIRILAVEIEDPLTVGGELTPAVEKSIEKVIPIIESYLYHWRVNEVCEKRC, from the coding sequence ATGAAGCCGCTCATTCTGGGTTTGGGCAATGAATTGCTGTGTGATGACGGCATCGGAATAATAATCACGCGGAAACTGCCGGGTGCAGTGGCCGAGGCCGCCGATGTGATCCGGAGCGGTCAACATGGGGTGGCCCTGCTGGATTTGTTTCTAGGATACCGGCAGGCTATTATTATCGATGCCATCCAGACGGGAAAACATCCTCCGGGGACGGTTCTGGAACTGATCCCCGGAGATCTCAACAATGTTTCAAGCCCCTCCCCGCATTATACCGGTATCCCGGAATTAATCCGTATTGCCCGCGAAATGCAGCTGGATTTCCCCGATGATATCAGAATTCTCGCGGTGGAGATTGAAGACCCCCTGACGGTGGGTGGCGAACTCACCCCGGCAGTGGAAAAATCAATCGAAAAAGTAATTCCCATAATCGAATCATATTTGTATCATTGGCGGGTAAATGAGGTCTGTGAGAAACGATGCTAA
- a CDS encoding oxidoreductase: MSKPKVAFYWCASCGGCEEAVVDLAEDILKVVGAVDIVFWPVALDFKREDVEAMADNSLAVAFINGAIRSSEQHEMVELLRRKAGLVVAFGSCAHLGGIPGLANTFRRADLIDEAYHKSLSVTDGNGTEPLEKTEVPEGTLTLPKLWDTVKTLDQVIKVDYYLPGCPPPVNLINGAIGSILKNELPPPGSVLAPDMALCEECERRATKPDKMAQREFLRPHQIKADPEKCLLAQGLLCLGPVTRKGCGAACVKGNMPCTGCMGPTSHVVDFGTKALTAMASLVDSNDDREIAAILDQIADPVGTFYRYSLPASLLHRSYQPEHAKGEK; this comes from the coding sequence ATGAGCAAGCCGAAAGTCGCCTTTTACTGGTGCGCTTCCTGCGGCGGATGCGAAGAAGCCGTAGTTGATCTGGCCGAGGATATTCTCAAGGTGGTCGGGGCCGTCGATATCGTTTTCTGGCCGGTGGCCCTGGATTTCAAACGGGAGGATGTCGAGGCTATGGCCGACAACTCCCTGGCCGTGGCTTTTATCAACGGCGCCATCCGCAGTTCCGAACAGCATGAAATGGTGGAACTGCTCCGCCGTAAGGCCGGTCTGGTGGTGGCCTTCGGCAGTTGCGCCCATCTGGGCGGGATTCCCGGACTGGCCAATACCTTCCGACGGGCCGACCTGATCGATGAAGCCTATCATAAATCGCTGAGTGTTACCGATGGAAACGGAACCGAGCCTCTGGAAAAAACCGAGGTTCCTGAAGGGACCCTGACATTACCGAAACTCTGGGATACGGTCAAAACGCTCGACCAGGTTATCAAGGTCGATTATTATCTTCCGGGTTGCCCGCCGCCGGTCAATCTGATCAACGGGGCTATCGGGAGTATTCTTAAAAATGAACTTCCCCCGCCCGGATCGGTGCTGGCCCCGGATATGGCCCTGTGCGAGGAGTGCGAACGGCGGGCTACCAAGCCGGATAAAATGGCCCAGCGCGAATTTTTGAGACCCCATCAAATCAAAGCCGATCCCGAGAAATGCCTCCTGGCCCAGGGATTGCTGTGTCTGGGACCGGTAACCCGGAAAGGCTGCGGGGCTGCCTGTGTCAAGGGTAATATGCCTTGTACCGGCTGTATGGGACCCACCAGCCATGTGGTTGATTTCGGAACCAAAGCCCTGACTGCCATGGCTTCCTTGGTCGATTCCAACGATGATCGTGAAATCGCCGCTATCCTTGATCAGATTGCCGATCCGGTCGGGACCTTTTATCGATACAGTCTCCCGGCTTCATTGTTGCATCGGAGCTATCAGCCCGAACATGCGAAAGGAGAAAAATAA
- the hypB gene encoding hydrogenase nickel incorporation protein HypB: MSNKITVEKKVLSENDRLAAQIRARLDKEKIVTLNLVSSPGSGKTSLLEQTLKNLGDKIPMALIAGDVQTDNDARRLTEAGGQIVRPIITGGACHLDARMVLAVLDELDFKGVDILFIENVGNLVCPSSYDLGEDMKVVLISTTEGDDKPLKYPSMFRRSSTLVINKTDLLGLSDFNLERVRQNALSINSALDIFEISCRTGQGLEFWFQWLGKLVKEKKK, translated from the coding sequence ATGAGTAATAAAATCACCGTTGAAAAAAAAGTCCTGTCCGAAAATGACCGTCTGGCGGCCCAGATCCGGGCCAGGCTGGACAAGGAGAAAATCGTCACCCTTAATCTGGTCAGTTCCCCCGGATCGGGCAAAACTTCACTACTTGAACAGACATTGAAAAATCTCGGGGATAAAATACCGATGGCGTTAATTGCCGGTGATGTTCAAACCGATAATGATGCCCGGCGGTTGACCGAGGCCGGCGGGCAGATCGTCCGGCCTATAATCACCGGCGGGGCCTGCCATCTCGATGCCCGGATGGTTCTGGCGGTCCTTGATGAACTTGATTTCAAAGGTGTCGATATTCTTTTTATCGAAAACGTCGGTAACCTGGTTTGTCCGTCGAGTTATGACCTGGGGGAAGATATGAAGGTTGTTCTTATCAGCACCACCGAGGGCGATGACAAACCGCTTAAATATCCTTCAATGTTCCGACGTTCCTCAACCCTGGTCATCAACAAAACCGATTTGCTGGGGCTGTCGGATTTTAATCTGGAACGGGTCCGGCAAAATGCGCTGAGTATTAACAGCGCCCTGGATATTTTCGAAATTTCCTGTAGAACCGGTCAGGGATTGGAGTTCTGGTTCCAATGGCTGGGCAAACTGGTAAAAGAGAAGAAAAAATAA
- a CDS encoding Ni/Fe hydrogenase subunit alpha produces MARKITIDPITRLEGHGKIDIFLNDQGNVDRAYFQVPESRGFERFAIGRPAEDMPQITSRICGVCPTAHHMAATRALDDLYKVDPPPAAKKVRELMYNIFFMEDHALHFFFLAGPDFVVGPQAPKAERNILGVLGKVGNEIGLKVIGMRKQWRELMNLVMGKAIHPVFGLPGGISRSITKEDLPRFIKTADESVEFGQFALKLFNDIVLKNPDYMHHITSDTYTHKTYYMGLVDKNNRINFYDGDLRVVGPDGKEYVKFGGRQYLDHMDEHVEPWSYIKFPYLKNIGWKGFEDGADSGIFAVAPLARLNAAESMGTPLAQENYEQYFKICGGKPVHFTLATSWARLIEMLYSAERMKELVADPDIINPDFRTIPTNTPSEGIGVVEAPRGTLIHHYRTDDNGIITKANLIVATQNNAARIAMSVDKAARGLISGGKVDDGILNMVEMAFRAYDPCHGCGTHALPGEMPLVVDIYDRDHNLVRQLRQD; encoded by the coding sequence ATGGCCCGTAAAATAACCATAGATCCGATTACCCGTCTTGAAGGCCACGGCAAGATCGATATCTTTTTGAACGATCAGGGTAACGTCGATCGGGCCTATTTCCAGGTTCCGGAATCGCGCGGTTTCGAACGTTTTGCCATCGGCCGCCCGGCCGAGGACATGCCGCAAATTACCTCCCGGATATGCGGCGTCTGTCCGACAGCCCATCATATGGCCGCGACCAGGGCTCTTGATGATCTCTATAAGGTTGATCCGCCTCCGGCGGCCAAAAAAGTCCGGGAATTGATGTATAATATCTTTTTCATGGAGGATCATGCTCTCCATTTCTTTTTCCTGGCCGGACCCGATTTCGTGGTCGGCCCCCAGGCGCCCAAGGCCGAGCGGAATATTCTCGGCGTCCTCGGCAAGGTGGGCAATGAAATCGGCCTTAAAGTGATCGGGATGAGAAAACAGTGGCGTGAACTCATGAATCTTGTTATGGGGAAAGCCATTCACCCGGTTTTCGGATTACCGGGAGGAATTTCCCGATCGATCACCAAAGAGGATTTACCCCGGTTTATCAAAACCGCCGATGAGTCGGTTGAGTTTGGCCAATTTGCCCTGAAGCTGTTCAATGATATCGTTCTTAAAAATCCCGATTACATGCATCATATAACCTCGGATACCTACACTCACAAGACCTACTATATGGGCCTGGTCGATAAAAACAATCGGATCAATTTCTATGATGGCGATTTGCGGGTGGTGGGTCCCGACGGGAAGGAATACGTAAAATTCGGTGGCCGCCAATATCTTGATCATATGGATGAGCATGTCGAGCCCTGGAGTTATATTAAATTCCCGTACCTTAAAAACATCGGTTGGAAAGGCTTCGAGGACGGCGCCGACAGCGGCATTTTCGCCGTCGCGCCGCTGGCTCGGTTGAATGCCGCCGAGAGTATGGGCACCCCGCTGGCTCAGGAAAACTACGAGCAGTATTTCAAGATATGCGGCGGCAAACCGGTTCATTTTACGCTGGCGACCAGCTGGGCCCGGCTGATAGAAATGCTTTACAGCGCCGAACGCATGAAGGAACTGGTGGCTGATCCGGATATCATCAATCCCGATTTTCGGACTATTCCAACCAATACCCCATCAGAAGGTATTGGTGTCGTCGAGGCTCCCCGGGGGACTCTGATCCATCATTATCGAACTGATGATAACGGTATCATAACCAAAGCCAATTTGATCGTGGCGACTCAGAACAATGCCGCGCGGATTGCCATGTCGGTCGATAAGGCCGCCCGTGGGCTGATTTCCGGTGGCAAAGTCGATGACGGCATTTTAAATATGGTCGAGATGGCTTTCCGGGCCTATGATCCCTGCCATGGATGTGGCACCCATGCTCTTCCGGGCGAGATGCCGCTGGTGGTGGATATCTATGATCGCGATCATAATTTGGTCCGGCAACTCCGGCAGGATTGA
- a CDS encoding hydrogenase iron-sulfur subunit — protein MSDKDTNQKPFEPRIVAFFCNWCTYTAADLAGTARMTYAPNVRVIRVMCSGRLDPQFILTALRQGADGVLIGGCHPGDCHYQEGNYKALRRFTLLKRLLREMGIEDERVQLEWIAASEGDKVQKVINRITEDVRRLGPLHLEPEALDRATEALLPDQTPAVAEGGAL, from the coding sequence ATGTCTGATAAAGATACGAACCAAAAACCATTCGAGCCTAGGATCGTGGCTTTCTTCTGCAACTGGTGTACTTACACCGCCGCCGATTTGGCTGGAACGGCCCGTATGACCTATGCTCCCAACGTCCGGGTCATCCGGGTTATGTGTTCCGGGCGGCTCGATCCCCAGTTCATCCTGACTGCCCTGCGCCAGGGAGCCGATGGTGTTTTAATCGGCGGTTGCCATCCGGGTGACTGCCACTATCAGGAAGGCAACTACAAAGCCCTGAGGCGATTCACCCTCCTCAAACGGCTTCTCCGGGAGATGGGTATTGAAGACGAACGTGTCCAGTTGGAGTGGATTGCGGCCTCGGAAGGGGATAAGGTACAGAAAGTGATTAACCGTATCACCGAGGATGTCCGTCGCCTGGGTCCCCTTCATCTCGAGCCCGAGGCACTGGACCGGGCCACCGAGGCCCTATTGCCCGATCAGACTCCGGCCGTGGCCGAAGGAGGTGCTTTATGA
- a CDS encoding CoB--CoM heterodisulfide reductase iron-sulfur subunit A family protein produces MSAAENKTNGIPKIGVYVCHCGINIAGKVNVPEAVEFAAKLPNVAVAREYKFMCSDPGQEIIQNDIREGLINRVVVASCSPLMHETTFRTAMAAGGGNPFLFQMANIREHVSWVTPDKPAGTQKAKALIAAAVERVARHVPLEKTRVPVNPDVLIVGGGIAGIHAALTIANAGKKVYLVEKEPTIGGHMAKFDKTFPTLDCSACILTPKMSSVRAHPNITLWTYSEVVGVEGFVGNFRIQVKRKPRYVDEDLCVGCLECIESCVYKKGRISDEFNVGLSKRKPIYVPFPQATPLVAVIDPESCAELKTGKCKKPCMDACEPKAINFKQTEEIKEVSAGAIILATGFRTFDAARVKRYGYGKYPNVYTSLEVERLVNAAGPTGGEVIMSNGEKPKKVGIVHCVGSRDAHTNKYCSRVCCMYSLKLAHLIKERTGAEIYNFYIDMRTPGKGYEEFYDRLLQEDVHFIRGRVAEISDWTMTPEEEGKLIIRAEDTLVGAVRRIPVDMVVLSVGLEPRADADEVRRLFNISCSHEGWFLERHPKLAPVSTFTEGVYLAGACQGPKDIPDSVAQAGAAAAEALALIDKGHVELEPNTAFIREEFCSGCKTCLMLCPYSAISFNSEKNTAEVNGALCKGCGTCVAACPSGALQQNLFTDEQIYCEIKGVVNYV; encoded by the coding sequence ATGTCAGCCGCTGAAAATAAAACCAATGGAATACCGAAAATCGGAGTTTATGTCTGTCACTGCGGGATAAATATCGCCGGTAAAGTCAATGTTCCCGAAGCGGTCGAGTTTGCCGCCAAGTTGCCGAATGTCGCGGTGGCGCGGGAATATAAATTCATGTGCTCCGATCCGGGCCAGGAAATCATCCAGAATGATATTCGTGAAGGTTTAATCAATCGGGTGGTGGTCGCTTCCTGTTCGCCATTGATGCATGAAACAACCTTCCGTACCGCCATGGCGGCCGGGGGCGGAAATCCGTTCCTGTTCCAGATGGCCAATATCCGCGAGCATGTCAGCTGGGTAACGCCCGATAAACCGGCCGGAACACAAAAAGCCAAGGCCCTGATTGCCGCGGCCGTGGAACGGGTTGCCCGTCATGTCCCGCTGGAAAAAACCAGGGTTCCGGTCAATCCCGATGTTCTCATTGTCGGCGGCGGTATCGCGGGAATTCATGCCGCCTTGACTATCGCCAACGCCGGTAAAAAAGTGTACCTGGTAGAGAAAGAGCCGACCATCGGCGGCCATATGGCCAAGTTTGATAAGACCTTTCCCACCCTGGATTGTTCCGCCTGTATTCTGACTCCCAAGATGTCATCGGTTCGGGCCCATCCCAATATCACCCTCTGGACCTATTCCGAAGTGGTCGGGGTCGAGGGTTTTGTGGGGAATTTTAGAATCCAGGTCAAACGGAAACCGCGCTATGTCGACGAAGACCTCTGCGTCGGTTGTCTGGAGTGTATCGAATCCTGCGTTTACAAGAAAGGGCGGATCAGCGACGAGTTCAATGTCGGCCTGAGCAAACGCAAACCCATTTATGTCCCGTTTCCTCAGGCGACCCCGCTGGTGGCCGTTATCGATCCCGAATCATGTGCCGAGTTGAAAACCGGGAAATGCAAAAAACCATGTATGGATGCCTGTGAGCCCAAGGCCATCAATTTCAAACAGACCGAGGAAATAAAAGAAGTTTCCGCAGGAGCTATCATTCTGGCGACCGGGTTCCGGACCTTCGATGCCGCCCGGGTCAAACGCTATGGCTACGGCAAGTATCCCAATGTTTATACCAGTCTGGAAGTGGAGCGGCTGGTGAATGCCGCCGGACCGACCGGGGGGGAAGTGATTATGTCGAACGGCGAGAAACCTAAAAAGGTCGGGATTGTGCACTGTGTCGGTAGCCGCGATGCCCATACCAATAAATACTGCTCGCGAGTCTGCTGTATGTACTCTTTGAAGCTGGCCCACCTTATCAAGGAACGCACCGGGGCCGAAATCTATAACTTCTATATCGATATGCGGACCCCGGGGAAGGGGTATGAGGAGTTCTATGATCGTCTTCTCCAGGAAGATGTTCATTTTATTCGGGGACGGGTGGCCGAAATCTCCGACTGGACCATGACACCTGAGGAAGAAGGCAAACTGATAATCCGGGCCGAGGATACTCTGGTCGGGGCGGTTCGGCGGATCCCGGTCGATATGGTGGTTCTGTCAGTCGGCCTGGAACCGCGAGCCGATGCCGACGAAGTGCGGCGGTTATTCAATATCAGTTGCAGTCATGAAGGCTGGTTTTTGGAACGACATCCTAAGCTGGCGCCGGTTTCAACCTTCACCGAAGGGGTGTATCTGGCCGGGGCCTGCCAGGGTCCCAAGGATATTCCCGACAGCGTTGCCCAGGCCGGGGCGGCCGCGGCCGAGGCCCTGGCCCTGATCGACAAGGGTCATGTCGAACTGGAACCAAACACGGCCTTCATCCGCGAAGAATTCTGTTCCGGTTGCAAAACCTGCCTGATGCTCTGTCCCTACAGCGCTATTTCGTTTAACAGCGAGAAGAACACCGCTGAGGTCAACGGCGCTCTTTGCAAGGGATGCGGAACCTGTGTCGCGGCCTGCCCGTCGGGCGCCCTGCAGCAGAATCTCTTCACCGATGAGCAGATTTATTGCGAAATTAAAGGAGTCGTGAATTATGTCTGA
- a CDS encoding hydrogenase maturation nickel metallochaperone HypA yields MHELQIAGEVIKIARAEMKRRRLTRISEIGLAVGALAAVDPDALAFSFEASVVDTPLAGSRLHIDFIPVEGTCRNCRRDFKVSDYVFICPHCGSGDILVRRGEELDVTYILA; encoded by the coding sequence ATGCATGAACTGCAGATTGCCGGCGAGGTGATAAAAATCGCCAGGGCCGAAATGAAACGGCGACGTCTGACACGCATTTCCGAAATCGGTCTGGCCGTGGGCGCTCTGGCCGCGGTCGATCCCGATGCCCTGGCCTTCAGCTTCGAGGCTTCGGTGGTCGATACTCCTCTGGCCGGAAGTCGGTTGCATATTGATTTTATCCCGGTTGAGGGAACCTGCCGAAACTGCCGACGGGATTTCAAGGTGTCGGATTATGTTTTTATCTGTCCCCACTGCGGATCCGGTGATATCCTGGTCCGGAGAGGTGAAGAACTTGACGTAACTTATATATTGGCCTAA
- a CDS encoding TusE/DsrC/DsvC family sulfur relay protein has product MVMRTFTYKGKSYQVDYYGFLLKPDEWDENFAEGMAPYAGIENGLTDDHWRVIRFIRNTFEQINKCPLVYIACKKNDLGLGDLKRLFPSGYLRGACKLSGVTYREGHFQEFWIEEHIVHHTRIYDRKKYETDALGFLINPGDWDENFAIHKASELKMPDLLTSRHWDIIYYLRRQFEVYKEIPTVYQTCEDNNLSLEELERLFPDGYHRGAVKISGLHVR; this is encoded by the coding sequence ATGGTTATGCGCACTTTTACATACAAGGGGAAAAGTTACCAGGTTGATTACTATGGTTTTCTGTTGAAACCGGATGAATGGGATGAAAATTTCGCCGAGGGTATGGCCCCTTATGCCGGGATTGAGAACGGCTTGACCGACGATCACTGGCGGGTTATCCGCTTTATTCGTAATACCTTCGAGCAGATCAACAAATGTCCTCTGGTGTATATTGCCTGCAAGAAAAATGATCTTGGGCTCGGTGACCTGAAACGGCTCTTTCCCTCCGGTTATCTGCGGGGGGCCTGCAAACTGTCCGGTGTGACCTACCGCGAGGGACATTTTCAAGAATTCTGGATTGAAGAACATATCGTTCATCATACCCGGATTTACGATAGAAAAAAATACGAAACCGATGCCCTGGGTTTCCTGATCAACCCCGGCGACTGGGATGAAAACTTCGCTATCCATAAAGCCAGTGAGCTGAAAATGCCGGATTTACTGACTTCCAGACACTGGGATATAATCTACTACCTGCGACGCCAATTCGAGGTTTATAAAGAGATTCCGACGGTTTATCAGACCTGTGAAGACAATAATCTGAGTCTGGAAGAACTGGAAAGGCTTTTCCCCGACGGTTACCATCGGGGGGCAGTTAAAATCTCCGGACTTCATGTCCGCTGA
- a CDS encoding 4Fe-4S dicluster domain-containing protein, producing the protein MEKWKGWRKMRYEAELDPDFSREIASIPGGDQLYSCIQCGTCSGMCPLSPNMDYTPRQIIAMIRAGFKGDVLSSYTTWLCASCYSCTVECPKEIKITDIMYAAKRLAIREKVHPKRFPTPVLAREFFRSVEKNGRSTESRLLVNLYLRTNPFKMFKQTGLGLKLWMKGRLGIRKESIKRTGELRKIFKVLETEHMVKTKDQLARQEEVSS; encoded by the coding sequence ATGGAGAAGTGGAAAGGGTGGCGCAAGATGCGGTACGAAGCGGAACTGGATCCGGATTTCTCCCGGGAAATCGCCTCCATCCCGGGGGGCGACCAGCTCTACAGCTGTATCCAGTGCGGGACCTGTAGCGGAATGTGCCCGCTGAGTCCCAATATGGACTACACCCCCAGACAGATTATCGCCATGATCCGGGCCGGATTCAAAGGCGATGTTCTCAGCAGTTACACCACCTGGCTCTGCGCCTCGTGTTATTCCTGTACCGTCGAATGTCCCAAGGAAATTAAAATAACCGATATCATGTACGCCGCCAAACGGTTGGCCATCCGTGAGAAGGTTCACCCCAAGCGCTTTCCGACACCGGTTCTGGCCCGGGAATTTTTCCGCTCGGTGGAAAAGAACGGCCGCAGTACCGAAAGCCGCCTGCTGGTGAATCTGTACCTGAGGACCAATCCCTTTAAAATGTTCAAACAGACCGGCCTGGGTCTGAAACTCTGGATGAAAGGCCGGCTGGGAATCCGCAAGGAATCGATCAAACGGACCGGGGAACTGAGGAAAATATTCAAGGTCCTGGAAACCGAGCATATGGTCAAGACCAAAGATCAATTGGCCCGGCAGGAGGAGGTGTCGTCATGA